The following proteins are encoded in a genomic region of Candidatus Babeliaceae bacterium:
- a CDS encoding transposase, with amino-acid sequence MARIYKRHGSLFKAKVALEALKEKKKVAELCQEYSVASSQIFAWKKQLEESCEMQSHFTNIFYAVMLSLIFPVFIFR; translated from the coding sequence ATGGCAAGAATCTATAAAAGACACGGAAGTTTATTTAAAGCAAAAGTAGCATTAGAAGCTCTAAAAGAGAAAAAAAAAGTTGCTGAATTATGCCAAGAATATAGCGTGGCTTCAAGCCAAATATTTGCATGGAAAAAGCAATTGGAAGAAAGTTGTGAAATGCAATCTCATTTTACCAATATTTTTTATGCAGTTATGCTTTCATTGATCTTTCCTGTATTTATTTTTCGCTAA
- a CDS encoding leucine-rich repeat domain-containing protein: protein MKKFIIYPLLFSCLSLIAMDHTVQTISFAKLFGDTIPEECITVVQDENGVFINKIDLSADTLSQKYGKKLNGFLKIAPRYRANKYDFSIDLSNNELKEVIVCASYNISYLNLKNNCLKKVTLRVDAFSSIKKIDLSNNNLEQFPTTYHEAYIKSLSLKSRLILATKKFLEACQEKSYVCSSGVSAFFYWLSRRASNTSNYYVGLAGDKIATYEKLAVHSKELRDFMNTSSLRMSSYNPLAEYYLDDAQYYTRLKWGLGMIGIGIGIVAAYYAIYQAKESYNSAVWWRKNRRLPSANNIKVLNLSNNNISKIPHYIGEFKLRSLNLAGNNIEQLPYELTKLTNLQELNLLGNPLGQNMHKNYLKKNKIHEAPCGSINYACLQPVPGFSFIWNLFGKNIKEQKAKESAELYRYISKLRLERKFIDTRQINIVKNDDGILTGYLNTKPLKPSDPVHELRKLAKHMPYHVIQHINSYIYHPQK, encoded by the coding sequence ATGAAAAAATTTATCATTTATCCTCTCTTATTCAGCTGTCTATCCCTTATTGCGATGGATCACACAGTACAAACGATTTCTTTTGCAAAATTATTTGGCGATACTATTCCAGAAGAATGTATTACCGTAGTACAAGATGAAAATGGTGTTTTTATTAATAAAATTGACCTTTCAGCTGATACATTATCTCAAAAATATGGTAAAAAATTGAATGGGTTTTTGAAAATAGCCCCTCGCTACAGAGCTAATAAATATGATTTTAGCATCGATCTGAGCAATAACGAGCTTAAAGAGGTTATTGTATGCGCAAGCTATAATATCAGCTACTTGAATCTAAAAAATAATTGCTTAAAAAAAGTAACTTTAAGGGTCGATGCTTTTTCCTCAATAAAAAAAATTGATTTAAGTAATAATAATCTTGAACAATTTCCGACAACATATCATGAAGCGTATATTAAGAGCCTATCATTAAAAAGTAGATTAATTTTGGCTACAAAAAAATTTCTAGAAGCTTGCCAAGAAAAGTCTTATGTCTGTTCATCAGGAGTTTCAGCATTTTTTTATTGGCTTAGTCGAAGGGCTTCAAATACATCTAATTATTATGTTGGCCTTGCTGGAGATAAAATTGCGACCTATGAAAAATTAGCTGTGCATTCCAAAGAGCTCAGGGACTTTATGAATACTTCTTCATTGCGCATGAGCTCTTATAATCCATTGGCAGAATATTATTTAGATGATGCTCAATATTATACTAGATTAAAATGGGGACTTGGCATGATAGGTATTGGTATCGGTATTGTGGCAGCATATTATGCCATATATCAAGCTAAAGAATCTTACAATAGTGCCGTCTGGTGGCGGAAGAACCGTAGATTGCCAAGCGCCAACAATATCAAGGTTCTTAATTTGAGTAACAATAATATCAGTAAAATTCCTCATTATATTGGTGAATTTAAGCTAAGATCGCTTAATCTTGCAGGCAATAATATTGAACAATTACCCTATGAACTGACAAAACTAACTAATCTTCAAGAGTTAAATTTGCTTGGAAATCCTCTTGGCCAAAATATGCATAAAAATTATCTTAAAAAAAACAAAATCCATGAAGCACCTTGCGGTTCTATAAATTATGCTTGCCTTCAACCAGTCCCGGGATTCAGTTTTATATGGAATTTATTTGGAAAAAATATAAAAGAACAAAAAGCAAAAGAATCTGCTGAATTATATAGATACATTTCTAAGCTTAGGCTTGAGAGAAAGTTTATCGATACACGTCAAATCAATATCGTAAAGAATGATGATGGAATATTAACTGGTTATCTTAATACTAAGCCTTTAAAACCAAGCGATCCTGTTCATGAGCTAAGAAAACTAGCAAAACATATGCCTTATCATGTTATTCAACATATTAATAGTTATATTTATCATCCGCAGAAATAG